A section of the Rhizobium sp. BG4 genome encodes:
- a CDS encoding TRAP transporter small permease subunit, with translation MAALLSVSRLIDRFSQVIGKIADYMVLFCCLISAANAIVRYTFNYSSNGWLEIQWYLFAYVVVLGAAHTLRNNEHVRVDLIYGSVSDRARLWIDAIGLIVFLIPACIFLSILCWPYFMHSFQQGEVSANAGGLIRWPVKFMLFAGFALLTLQGISELIKRIAALVGDIQIDTKYEKPLQ, from the coding sequence ATGGCGGCTCTGCTGAGTGTCAGCCGGCTGATCGATCGATTCAGCCAAGTTATCGGTAAGATTGCAGACTACATGGTGCTCTTCTGCTGCCTGATCAGCGCAGCCAATGCCATCGTCCGCTATACCTTCAATTACAGCTCGAATGGCTGGCTCGAGATACAGTGGTATCTCTTTGCCTATGTCGTCGTGCTCGGCGCCGCTCACACGCTGCGCAACAACGAGCATGTGCGCGTCGACCTGATCTACGGATCGGTCTCGGATCGCGCCCGGCTCTGGATCGACGCAATCGGCCTGATCGTCTTCCTGATCCCGGCCTGCATCTTCCTGTCGATCCTCTGCTGGCCCTATTTCATGCACTCCTTCCAGCAGGGCGAAGTCTCGGCCAATGCTGGCGGTCTGATCCGCTGGCCGGTCAAGTTCATGCTGTTTGCCGGTTTCGCGCTTCTCACCCTTCAGGGCATTTCGGAGCTGATCAAGAGGATCGCGGCGCTCGTCGGCGATATCCAGATCGACACGAAATACGAAAAGCCGCTGCAATAA
- a CDS encoding TRAP transporter substrate-binding protein — translation MDRRSFIKKAGATGAGAVAAGALAAPAIAQENPKISWRMTSSFPKSLDTIYGGADDVAKHVAAATDGNFQIQTFAAAEIVPALEAADAVSSGTVEAAHTCSYYFVGKDPTYAIGTAIPFGLNGRLTNAWFYEGNGNALMNEFYATQGIYAMPAGNTGAQMGGWFRKEINTLDDLKGVKMRIAGIAGQVMSKVGVIPQQIGGGDIYPALEKGTIDAAEFVGPYDDLKLGLHKVAKYYYYPGWWEGGPTVHAFFNLEKWNSLPKHYQAALTDACAYANTNMMAKYDMKNPGSLKQLVAEGATLRPFSQEIMEACFQASMDLYKDISSKNPYFKKIYEDQAAFKRDAYLWMQLSEYTFDTFMMIQQRAGKL, via the coding sequence ATGGATCGTCGTTCATTTATCAAGAAGGCGGGTGCAACGGGGGCAGGCGCCGTCGCGGCTGGCGCATTGGCTGCACCTGCGATCGCGCAGGAAAATCCGAAGATCTCGTGGCGCATGACGTCGTCGTTCCCGAAGAGCCTCGACACGATCTATGGCGGCGCCGATGACGTCGCCAAGCATGTTGCCGCGGCGACCGACGGCAACTTCCAGATCCAGACTTTTGCCGCGGCCGAAATCGTGCCGGCTCTCGAAGCGGCCGATGCCGTTAGCTCCGGAACCGTCGAAGCGGCTCACACCTGCTCCTATTACTTCGTCGGCAAGGACCCGACCTACGCGATCGGCACCGCCATTCCGTTCGGTCTCAACGGCCGCCTGACCAATGCCTGGTTCTACGAAGGCAACGGCAATGCGCTGATGAACGAATTCTACGCGACGCAGGGCATCTACGCGATGCCGGCCGGTAACACCGGCGCGCAGATGGGCGGCTGGTTCCGCAAGGAGATCAACACGCTCGACGACCTCAAGGGCGTCAAGATGCGTATCGCCGGCATTGCCGGTCAGGTCATGTCGAAGGTCGGCGTCATCCCGCAGCAGATCGGTGGCGGCGACATCTATCCGGCGCTCGAAAAGGGCACGATCGATGCGGCCGAATTCGTCGGTCCCTATGACGACCTGAAGCTCGGCCTGCACAAGGTTGCGAAGTATTACTATTATCCGGGTTGGTGGGAAGGTGGCCCGACGGTCCACGCCTTCTTCAACCTCGAAAAGTGGAACAGCTTGCCGAAGCACTATCAGGCGGCCCTCACCGACGCCTGCGCTTACGCCAACACCAACATGATGGCGAAGTACGACATGAAGAACCCGGGCTCGCTGAAGCAGCTCGTCGCCGAAGGCGCGACGCTGCGTCCGTTCAGCCAGGAAATCATGGAGGCCTGCTTCCAGGCATCGATGGACCTTTACAAGGACATCTCCTCGAAGAACCCGTATTTCAAGAAGATCTACGAGGATCAGGCCGCCTTCAAGCGCGACGCCTATCTCTGGATGCAGCTGTCGGAATACACCTTCGATACGTTCATGATGATCCAGCAGCGCGCTGGGAAGCTCTGA
- a CDS encoding TRAP transporter large permease subunit, protein MFDYGIIPPAMFVGMIIFMLYGFPVAFSLAAVGLFFGLIGIATGHFGEVFLQALPLRFFGIVSNDLLLAIPFFTLMGAVLERCGLAEDLLEGTGKLFGAIPGGLAYAVILVGAVLGAITGTVAASVITMGVISLPIMLRYGYSPRLATGVIAASGTITQVIPPSLVLVVLADQLGRSVGDMYLGAIGPSILQVAIFVGYILILSIINPKSMPPLPKEVRGDFDWKLLATVLWGMIPSIVLIFLVLGTIFMGLATPTEAGALGVVGAIALAALHRRLTWPLIREAMTSTMHITSMVVMILIGSTCFSLVFQGMDGSRWIEHMLSGIPGGPVGFLIFVNIFIFILAFFLDFFEIAFIVIPMLAPVAHSLGIDLIWFGVLICVNMQTSFMHPPFGFALFYLRSIASRDVKTKDIYMGAIPWVGMQLILVAIIIFWPQSVTYWLDKGPQVDPNTIKIEVPGFGGQLGLPPMGAPGGASPQIPGLTLPPLGTPGQPPAAPAPAAPAQPDLSQPPVIK, encoded by the coding sequence GTGTTCGATTACGGTATTATTCCGCCCGCCATGTTCGTCGGCATGATCATCTTCATGCTCTATGGCTTCCCTGTCGCCTTTTCGCTCGCAGCCGTCGGACTGTTCTTCGGCCTGATCGGCATCGCGACCGGCCACTTTGGCGAAGTGTTCCTGCAGGCCCTGCCGCTGCGCTTCTTCGGCATCGTCTCCAACGACCTGCTACTCGCCATCCCCTTCTTTACGCTGATGGGCGCCGTGCTCGAGCGATGCGGATTGGCGGAAGACCTGCTTGAGGGCACCGGCAAGCTGTTCGGCGCAATTCCCGGCGGCCTGGCCTACGCCGTTATCCTCGTCGGCGCCGTGCTCGGCGCCATCACCGGAACGGTGGCTGCCTCGGTCATCACCATGGGCGTCATCTCGCTGCCGATCATGCTGCGCTACGGCTACAGCCCGCGGCTTGCGACCGGCGTCATCGCCGCCTCCGGCACGATCACTCAGGTCATCCCGCCGTCGCTGGTTCTCGTCGTTCTCGCCGACCAGCTCGGCCGCTCCGTCGGCGACATGTATCTCGGCGCCATCGGTCCATCGATCCTGCAGGTGGCGATCTTCGTCGGCTATATCCTGATCCTGTCGATCATCAATCCGAAGTCGATGCCGCCGCTGCCGAAGGAAGTGCGCGGCGATTTCGACTGGAAGCTGCTCGCCACAGTCCTCTGGGGTATGATCCCCTCGATCGTGCTGATCTTCCTAGTGCTCGGCACCATCTTCATGGGTCTCGCCACCCCGACCGAAGCCGGCGCACTCGGCGTCGTCGGCGCCATCGCGCTTGCCGCCCTGCACCGCCGCCTCACCTGGCCGCTGATCCGCGAGGCGATGACCTCGACCATGCACATTACATCCATGGTGGTGATGATCCTGATCGGCTCGACCTGCTTCAGCCTCGTCTTCCAGGGCATGGACGGCTCGCGCTGGATCGAGCACATGCTCTCGGGCATCCCGGGCGGTCCCGTCGGCTTCCTGATCTTCGTCAACATCTTCATCTTCATCCTCGCCTTCTTCCTCGATTTCTTCGAGATCGCCTTCATCGTCATCCCGATGCTGGCACCCGTCGCCCACAGCCTCGGCATCGACCTGATCTGGTTCGGCGTTCTGATCTGCGTCAACATGCAGACGAGCTTCATGCACCCGCCCTTCGGTTTCGCGCTCTTCTACCTGCGCTCGATCGCCAGCCGCGACGTGAAGACGAAGGACATTTACATGGGCGCGATACCTTGGGTCGGCATGCAGCTGATCCTCGTCGCGATCATCATCTTCTGGCCTCAGTCCGTCACCTACTGGCTGGACAAGGGTCCACAGGTCGATCCGAACACCATCAAGATCGAGGTTCCCGGCTTCGGCGGCCAGCTCGGTCTGCCGCCGATGGGTGCTCCGGGCGGCGCATCGCCGCAGATCCCAGGCCTCACCCTGCCGCCGCTCGGCACGCCCGGCCAGCCGCCGGCAGCCCCCGCCCCGGCAGCGCCGGCGCAGCCCGACCTCAGCCAGCCGCCGGTCATCAAGTAG
- a CDS encoding EAL domain-containing protein, which yields MKPHNPNRVPKDVYLSFVSSLFGNRMTLVAGVIVHVVAFVAVAAKADAPLYYLLALAFLLTFVGRMLTFRQFDKVEKQSLTRADIERWETFYVIGATSTAAILGIGSGYAIFILRDPFAELACIAVTMASMVSVVGRNYGSQRAIDLQTLACCLPMIVCSLMALDFYRAILSAFLIPFGLTTRAMANGVREFLYENVIAHRQISLIADRFDTALNNMPHGLVMVDPGNRIQVINRKACELLKIGDPDRLKDRDLGAVLRYGARYSFVDASQPDLILRQLSQVAEGSMSRVLIHLPEDLSLEFSAKRRIDGGAVLIFEDVSSRVKAEQKILHMVRFDALSGLPNREYFGQLVQDYLNRHPRRKGPLGFMVIDIDEFKHVNDMRGHITGDKLLCAIAERVKEKAGSAIVGRLMGDQFVIFFPHAKNREALEAEIRTVHADIQGHYEADEVTFLISLSAGYAVLEGNAFAMDEWSIKADLALFESKSRGRGGIAGFEREMDGRYVEQQKLKADLRDAVAAGALNAVYQPMYRADGSRIDCAEALARWVHPERGSIPPDVFIRLAEEMGIISDITRFILVQACSDCMTWPEHIAVSVNLSARDLRDNDILLLVSEALAKTGLPASRLHLEITESCLIDEPAAVRTILAELRSRGITIAIDDFGTGFSSLSYLDTLPLDIVKIDRSFVRNIAQDTRRLKLLRGTVNLARELGLKIVIEGVETTDQLAIINKERSADLIQGYVFSPPVPSQNIGILSGNLRPASRRKAGAA from the coding sequence ATGAAGCCACATAACCCGAACAGGGTCCCTAAGGATGTGTATCTGTCATTCGTGAGTTCCCTCTTCGGGAACCGCATGACGCTCGTGGCCGGCGTTATCGTGCATGTCGTTGCCTTCGTTGCCGTCGCCGCCAAGGCGGATGCGCCGCTCTATTATCTCCTCGCTCTCGCCTTCCTGCTGACCTTCGTCGGCCGCATGCTGACCTTCCGCCAGTTCGACAAGGTGGAGAAGCAGTCGCTGACGCGCGCCGATATCGAGCGTTGGGAGACATTCTATGTGATCGGCGCAACCTCGACCGCGGCAATCCTCGGCATCGGCAGCGGTTATGCGATCTTCATTCTGCGCGATCCCTTCGCCGAGCTCGCCTGTATCGCGGTGACGATGGCATCAATGGTGTCGGTCGTCGGCCGCAATTACGGTTCGCAGCGGGCGATCGACCTGCAGACGCTTGCCTGCTGTCTGCCGATGATCGTCTGTAGCCTGATGGCGCTCGATTTCTATCGCGCCATTCTTTCGGCCTTCCTCATTCCCTTCGGCCTGACGACGCGGGCGATGGCCAATGGCGTTCGCGAATTCCTCTACGAGAATGTCATCGCCCACCGGCAGATTTCGCTGATCGCCGACCGTTTCGATACCGCGCTCAATAACATGCCGCATGGCCTCGTGATGGTGGACCCCGGCAACCGGATTCAGGTGATCAACCGCAAGGCCTGCGAGCTCCTGAAGATCGGCGACCCCGACAGGCTGAAGGATCGCGATCTCGGCGCGGTGCTGCGCTATGGTGCGCGCTACAGCTTCGTCGATGCCTCGCAGCCGGACCTGATCCTGCGCCAGCTGTCGCAGGTCGCCGAAGGCAGCATGTCGCGCGTGCTGATCCATCTGCCCGAGGACCTGTCGCTGGAGTTCTCCGCCAAGCGCCGTATCGATGGCGGGGCGGTGCTGATCTTCGAAGACGTCTCCAGCCGCGTGAAGGCCGAGCAGAAGATTCTCCATATGGTCCGCTTCGATGCGCTGAGCGGCCTGCCGAACCGTGAATATTTCGGCCAGCTCGTCCAAGACTATCTGAACCGTCATCCGCGCCGCAAAGGCCCGCTCGGCTTCATGGTCATCGACATCGACGAGTTCAAGCATGTCAACGACATGCGCGGTCATATCACCGGCGACAAGCTGCTCTGCGCCATTGCCGAACGGGTCAAGGAAAAGGCTGGAAGCGCGATCGTCGGGCGCCTGATGGGCGACCAGTTCGTGATCTTCTTCCCACATGCGAAGAACCGGGAAGCGCTGGAGGCGGAGATCCGCACCGTGCATGCCGACATCCAGGGCCATTACGAGGCCGATGAGGTGACGTTCCTGATCTCGCTCAGTGCCGGTTATGCCGTGCTCGAGGGCAATGCCTTCGCGATGGACGAGTGGAGTATCAAGGCGGACCTGGCGCTCTTCGAAAGCAAGTCGCGTGGACGCGGCGGCATTGCCGGTTTCGAGCGCGAAATGGATGGCCGCTATGTCGAGCAGCAGAAACTCAAGGCCGATCTTCGCGATGCCGTCGCCGCCGGTGCGCTGAACGCCGTCTACCAGCCGATGTATCGCGCCGATGGCTCGCGGATCGACTGTGCCGAGGCGTTGGCGCGCTGGGTGCACCCGGAGCGCGGCTCGATCCCGCCCGATGTCTTCATCCGGCTGGCCGAGGAGATGGGTATCATCTCCGACATCACCCGCTTCATCCTCGTGCAGGCCTGCAGCGACTGCATGACCTGGCCGGAGCATATTGCCGTTTCGGTCAACCTGTCGGCGCGCGACCTGCGCGACAACGATATCCTGTTGCTCGTCTCCGAGGCGCTCGCCAAGACCGGCCTGCCGGCCTCGCGCCTGCATCTTGAGATCACCGAGAGCTGCCTGATCGATGAGCCGGCCGCAGTGCGCACGATCCTTGCGGAACTGCGCTCGCGCGGCATCACCATTGCCATCGACGATTTCGGCACTGGCTTCTCCAGCCTCAGCTATCTCGACACGCTGCCGCTCGATATCGTCAAGATCGACCGTTCCTTCGTGCGCAACATCGCCCAGGATACGCGGCGGCTGAAGCTGCTGCGCGGCACGGTCAACCTTGCCCGCGAGCTTGGCCTGAAGATCGTCATCGAAGGCGTCGAGACGACGGATCAGCTGGCGATCATCAACAAGGAACGCAGCGCTGACCTCATCCAGGGCTATGTGTTCTCTCCGCCGGTACCCTCGCAGAACATCGGCATCCTCTCCGGAAATCTCCGCCCGGCATCGCGCCGCAAGGCCGGAGCCGCCTGA